Proteins co-encoded in one Cytophaga hutchinsonii ATCC 33406 genomic window:
- a CDS encoding DivIVA domain-containing protein — protein sequence MKVTPIEIRQKDFNKVFRGYDKEEVDAFLKSLSQEWEKLLDENRELKKRLEVSEREVNRLREVESSLFKTIKNAEDTGASLIDHAQRQSDLHMREAQMNAEAIMSEARTRARKTVEEAEVEAKTLVGKLVDEVTMLKKEYSEIEFKKEHAIQEIQALGEGLLERVQREKTKPSRAEMEQRIEKVLEAANTINTEVKGDFDTHELKTAIKPITPVIDPEAPKTEHLSLFPTHTIPPAHTPAAKKDTEAKTPATPVKKEPEQEKKTETPKPVQESGKKDLSEGTGSFFDSI from the coding sequence ATGAAAGTTACCCCAATTGAAATAAGACAAAAAGATTTCAATAAAGTATTCAGAGGCTATGATAAAGAGGAAGTAGATGCCTTCCTGAAATCACTTTCTCAGGAATGGGAAAAATTACTGGATGAAAACAGAGAGCTTAAAAAAAGACTGGAAGTATCTGAACGGGAAGTAAACAGATTGCGTGAGGTAGAGAGTTCGCTTTTCAAAACAATAAAAAATGCGGAAGATACAGGCGCGAGTTTAATTGACCATGCACAGCGCCAATCGGATCTGCACATGCGTGAAGCTCAGATGAATGCTGAAGCGATCATGAGTGAAGCACGTACACGTGCGCGTAAAACCGTTGAAGAAGCAGAAGTAGAGGCTAAAACACTGGTTGGTAAACTAGTGGATGAAGTAACTATGCTTAAAAAAGAATATTCAGAAATTGAATTTAAAAAGGAGCATGCCATCCAGGAGATTCAGGCCTTGGGTGAAGGTTTGTTAGAACGTGTGCAGCGTGAAAAAACAAAACCCAGCCGTGCAGAAATGGAGCAGCGCATTGAAAAAGTACTTGAAGCGGCGAACACAATAAATACAGAAGTGAAAGGCGATTTTGATACGCATGAATTAAAAACAGCGATCAAACCGATTACTCCGGTTATTGATCCGGAAGCTCCTAAAACAGAGCATTTGAGTTTGTTCCCTACACATACGATTCCCCCGGCACATACGCCGGCTGCAAAAAAAGATACAGAAGCAAAAACACCGGCAACACCTGTTAAAAAAGAACCGGAGCAGGAAAAAAAGACAGAAACACCAAAGCCGGTTCAGGAATCAGGTAAAAAAGATCTGAGTGAGGGGACGGGTTCATTTTTCGATTCAATCTGA
- the folB gene encoding dihydroneopterin aldolase: MSSAIISLEGLKFHAYHGVHAQERLVGCIFMVDIHLTMALPTGGFQDQLKNTIDYEQVYTTIAAVMREPKHLIETLAELILQQIFGTQPLVTAGHVLISKMHPPVGGECLKSKIELKLERPY, translated from the coding sequence ATGAGCAGCGCCATTATATCTCTGGAAGGCCTTAAGTTTCATGCCTATCACGGCGTTCATGCACAGGAACGTTTGGTAGGCTGCATCTTTATGGTTGATATTCATTTAACCATGGCATTACCAACGGGAGGTTTTCAGGATCAGTTAAAAAATACGATTGATTATGAGCAGGTGTATACTACTATCGCAGCAGTGATGCGTGAACCGAAGCACTTGATCGAAACGTTGGCAGAATTGATCTTACAGCAGATTTTTGGTACACAGCCGCTGGTTACCGCAGGCCATGTGCTGATTTCCAAAATGCACCCACCGGTTGGCGGCGAATGTTTAAAGTCTAAAATTGAACTTAAGCTGGAGCGTCCGTATTAA
- a CDS encoding pyridoxal phosphate-dependent aminotransferase: protein MIIPAANRLNVVKEYYFVRKLEEIAKLNKEGKNVISFGIGSPDLAPSEATVDALVATSRLSNAHGYQPYRGIPELRDSIASFYKNTYGVELDSNTEVLPLMGSKEGILHVSMAFLNPGDEVLVPDPGYPTYTSLTTLIGGVVRKYALSEKNNWHPDLEELKKQDLSKVKLMWLNYPHMPTGAEADRAQIEKIIAFAKEYKILLCFDNPYSLVLNQNKPFSILSIPGATEVAVEFNSLSKSHNMAGWRIGMMVGSPIYLNPALTVKSNIDSGMYLGLQKAAIEAFKNTEAWHAERNKIYADRREKIFGILDKLGFEYSRKQVGLFVWCKPKDAAAIGDIPAYVDRLLNEAYVFFTPGAIFGEKGEGYLRASLCVPIEKITEAEARIDAWLKK from the coding sequence ATGATTATTCCCGCAGCAAATAGGCTGAACGTTGTTAAAGAATATTACTTTGTTCGCAAACTGGAAGAGATTGCAAAATTAAACAAAGAAGGTAAAAATGTTATCAGTTTCGGTATCGGCAGCCCTGATCTGGCGCCGTCTGAAGCAACAGTAGATGCATTGGTTGCAACATCGCGTTTGTCAAATGCACATGGATACCAGCCTTATCGCGGTATTCCGGAGCTGCGTGACAGTATTGCCTCGTTTTATAAAAACACCTATGGTGTAGAACTGGATTCGAATACAGAAGTATTGCCGTTGATGGGTTCCAAAGAAGGTATCCTGCACGTATCCATGGCTTTTTTAAATCCTGGAGATGAAGTGTTGGTGCCGGATCCGGGCTATCCTACGTATACGTCGCTTACAACGCTTATCGGTGGTGTGGTGCGTAAGTATGCATTAAGTGAAAAAAATAACTGGCACCCGGATCTGGAAGAACTGAAAAAACAGGATCTGTCAAAGGTAAAACTGATGTGGCTCAATTATCCGCATATGCCAACGGGTGCAGAAGCAGACAGAGCGCAGATTGAAAAGATCATTGCTTTCGCAAAAGAATATAAAATTCTGTTATGTTTTGATAACCCATACAGCTTAGTGCTGAATCAGAATAAACCGTTCAGTATTTTAAGTATACCGGGTGCAACAGAAGTAGCGGTTGAATTTAATTCCTTAAGCAAGTCGCACAACATGGCGGGCTGGCGGATCGGGATGATGGTAGGTTCTCCGATTTATCTGAATCCTGCACTTACAGTAAAAAGTAATATCGATTCAGGTATGTACTTAGGTTTACAGAAAGCCGCGATTGAAGCATTCAAAAATACAGAAGCATGGCATGCTGAACGCAATAAAATTTATGCAGACCGCAGAGAAAAGATATTCGGTATACTGGATAAATTAGGTTTTGAATACAGCCGCAAGCAGGTAGGTTTATTTGTTTGGTGCAAACCGAAAGATGCAGCAGCAATCGGCGATATACCTGCGTATGTAGATCGTTTGCTGAACGAAGCGTATGTATTTTTTACTCCCGGAGCAATCTTTGGTGAAAAGGGCGAAGGATACCTGCGCGCCTCACTTTGTGTGCCAATAGAAAAGATTACTGAAGCGGAAGCCCGTATTGATGCGTGGCTGAAGAAATAA
- a CDS encoding HesB/IscA family protein, whose product MPAFHQSILPLSITQLALNQIAFIKATKNIPEGYGLRVGVRGSGCSGTSFVLGFDQKKDGDNEYLVEGLPVYIEKKHVLYVAGVELDYEDSEEVTGFIFNTDAPA is encoded by the coding sequence GTGCCTGCTTTTCACCAATCCATATTACCGCTCAGTATTACGCAACTTGCTCTGAATCAGATTGCGTTTATAAAAGCAACTAAAAACATTCCGGAAGGTTACGGATTGCGTGTAGGTGTGCGCGGAAGCGGTTGTTCCGGCACCAGTTTTGTATTGGGTTTTGATCAGAAAAAAGACGGTGATAACGAATACCTTGTAGAAGGCTTACCTGTTTACATTGAAAAAAAACACGTGCTGTATGTTGCCGGTGTAGAACTGGACTACGAGGATTCGGAAGAAGTAACAGGCTTTATTTTTAATACGGACGCTCCAGCTTAA
- a CDS encoding prephenate dehydratase: MKIAIQGGRASFHDITARYYFGENIDIEECESFRQLCFKLSAGEVDYAVMAVDNSIAASILPNYALIEEFGFKIIGEVYLQIKQYIMCVPDTKEEHIRWVMSHYMALNQCEEYLLNRPMMERREYHDTADSAKYIKEHHSTDIAAIASKYACELYGLKLLEPESIETYKNNFTRFFILSTDKKFKDETANKATISFRLSNEVGALSKVLKIIVDNEVNLTKIQSLPVFGKAAEYRFHVDCEWSDYAKFKKSIAINSIVEDLKILGEYKKGEFVNDYSRSK, encoded by the coding sequence ATGAAAATTGCCATCCAAGGAGGTCGCGCTTCCTTTCATGATATAACCGCCCGCTATTATTTCGGCGAGAACATTGATATTGAAGAATGTGAATCATTCAGGCAATTATGTTTTAAATTAAGTGCAGGAGAAGTCGATTATGCTGTAATGGCGGTTGATAATTCCATTGCCGCATCTATACTACCCAACTATGCGTTGATTGAAGAATTTGGTTTCAAGATTATTGGAGAAGTATATTTACAGATCAAGCAATACATCATGTGTGTGCCGGATACCAAAGAAGAGCATATTCGCTGGGTCATGTCGCATTACATGGCGCTGAATCAGTGCGAGGAATATCTGCTGAACCGTCCGATGATGGAACGCAGAGAATACCACGATACGGCCGACAGTGCAAAATATATTAAAGAACACCACAGTACAGATATCGCCGCCATTGCAAGTAAATATGCCTGCGAATTATATGGCCTGAAATTACTGGAGCCGGAAAGTATTGAAACGTATAAAAACAATTTTACGCGCTTTTTTATTCTTTCAACAGATAAAAAGTTTAAAGATGAAACAGCGAATAAAGCAACAATAAGTTTCCGCTTAAGCAATGAGGTAGGAGCCTTGTCAAAAGTTTTGAAAATTATTGTTGATAATGAAGTCAATCTTACAAAGATCCAGTCGTTGCCTGTCTTCGGCAAAGCAGCGGAGTACCGGTTTCATGTAGATTGCGAATGGAGTGATTATGCAAAATTCAAAAAGAGCATTGCCATCAATTCCATTGTTGAGGATTTAAAAATATTAGGAGAATATAAAAAAGGAGAATTCGTAAATGATTATTCCCGCAGCAAATAG